The DNA window TGAGCTCGGATAGGGTAGCTCGAGTTGGATCCGGAAACACTTGGGGTGAGGTATATGCCTGgctggaggagcagaagctaTCGGCTATTGGAGGTCGAGACCAGCAAGTCGGTCTAGGAGGTTTCCTTCTTGGAGGTATCTGCCTATTCTGTCGTTCCGAATAGCGTGCTGCTGGGGCTTAGAAGCTAACGTGGTGTTAAAGGTGGTATGGGGGCTCTTCCCAATTTGTATGGACTCGGAGCAGATGCTATCAAAAGCTTTGAGGTGAGTGAGCTTACTTTCCAGGGTGGACAGCTTGCTTTGGTGCGACGCTCACAATCGATGTTCCTAGATCCTATTGGCCGATGGTAGACTTGTGAACGCAAACGCGAAAGAGAATGCGGATCTCTACCGTGCTCTCAAGGGCGGCGGCTCCAACTTTGGTATGTGACATACTTATCACTTTACTTAGTTTGGAGGATAGGCCAGACCCAAAATTCCCTAATAGATGAATAGGCATCGTAACGAGGTTCGATCTCGAAACCCACCCTCTAATCAACGTCCAGTACACAATCAACCTCTACAATCCGGAAGACTATGTCGAAATCATCAAGGCAACAATTGCCGTTCAGGAAGCCATGGAAAACGACCCTAAAATCGGTCTATTTACTAATTTTAACCAGGGTTTTGTCGCCGTAGGCTTACTTTATGGAGACGACTCAAACGAGCGACCTCCAGCCTTCGAGCCTTTTGATAACCTCACAAGCCTAATGACGACAGTGCTTCCTACCACAAATGGCACTCTACTATCGCTGGCCCAAGCCATGGGTCATGCGCAAGAGCCTAAGAAGTGAGCTCGCTACAAAAGAAAAGGCTCTTCTAGCTAGTCACTGATATATAAAACAGGCGAGCCGTCTGTACAATAACTACCAAGGTTTCGCAGGAACTCTACGAGGAGGTCTATAAGACCTGGACTAAGACCTGTAAGAGCCTTCCGGCCGGCTGCGTCTTACATCATACAATCCAGCCGATGGGCAAGGCTGGTATACAGGCAGGAAAGGATCGAGGAGAGAACATCATGGGACTAGAGAGCATTCCACAGTGCTGTAAGTGTATTTTACAATCCCCTTCGCAATGACACCCATCTCGTCGGACCACGCGGAGCCCTAGCAGGTGGTAGATGAAAAAAGCTGACCAATACCAAACCATAGGGTGGGTGTTTACCTGTGAGTGGCCTAAGGACAGCAGCGACGACGTCGTCGCGCAAAAGGCAGTGGACGCTATGGCCGAGAGCGTGCACGCTCTGgccaaagaaaaaggactATTGCTTGATTTTTTGTGCATGAGCTTCGCCGCAGCCTCTCAAAAGGTTCTGCGTAGCTACGGCGCTGATAATGTCACGAGGATGCAGGACACTGCAGCCAAGTACGACCCTGAGGGTATTTTCCAGAACCTGCAGAACAACGGCTTCTTGTTACGCAACAACATCTGAATATCTCGCCCCATAAAAGGGAGATTTCACAGCTTCGCCCTAGCTGAGAGTGTAGTTGAACTTTTTGCTATATTTGGCTAGTAAGAATTCATATCACTTAGCCTGATAAGTCTTACCTATGCATGACCTTGAGGGTAGCTGTCGTAGTATAATCTGCAAATTTAGTCGCGATTAGGTCGGGAGCTTTCCCCGGACCCATTTCATATACGACGCAGTGGGACGGTCTCGTGAATGAACTGGATAGAGTGAGCACTATGACCACACATTGAATTGTTTTACGCAAGCCCAAGCCATCATCCCACCCCTTATTCTTCTGCGTCCGGGTTTAAATGGTAGTTGGGTCAATGGACAAGATTTGAGAGATATTTAAAATGGCTATTTGTTTGATTTTTATGTTTCCCACTATTTTCTCAGATGCGACGTGTTTAACCGTTCAAGCATTTTCCGAAGCACATTCCGCATAATTGACTGGAGGACGCTGATCTACAGTGTTTTTCTCCATAATCACATCGCTTTCCCAATGCTTAAATGCTCTTGTTGGCAGTCGCAAGGCGAACATGCGATCTATCTCCATGGGGGATCGACCTTTCATCTCCGGGATGAAGAGCCACACTCCGATCACGCCAAGGAAGGCGAACCCGGCCATCACAAACCCTGTCTTTGCCTTGAGGTCGCCTTTGTCTGCATTGTAGATATAGGGCAAGAAAATCGAAAACACTCCGCTGGCGATTCCGCTAACAAACCAACCGATTCCCTGCGTTTTCGCGCGCAATCGCAGGGAAGATGTTTCGGCGGCGACAACATGTGACGCAGGCCAGATTCCTAAGCCACACACAACTGTAACTATCATCATTGTCACGGCAGTATACCTATAATATAGTTAGAGAGACAATGCGCGTGTGTGCGTTTCGCACTTTATACCAGAGGCCACATACCAGATAGTGACGATCGAAGCAAAACAGCCAGCTATACCCATGGCAAGCCATAGAACAGTGGCCGTTATCATGGTCGAAAACGACAAAAACCTTCGACCAAGAGTATTCAACGCCCACAGACTAGCGATATTTGCAATCAGTCCCAGTCCGATCCCCAGAATGAGGAAGGTCAAGGCGTCAGTCGATGGCATGCCTACTTGCTCAGCGAAGTACGAGGCGTTAGCCAACAATTGCAGTCCAAAAAACTGCGGCAATGCACTGGCAAACGCCACAATGAGTGTTCTCCGCGCATGAATTCCCCGAAAACAATCCATATACGTGTAGgaccctccttcttcctcctctgcgaGAATGGAGAGTTTTATCTCCTCAACGATGGCCTCCGAGCTAGCCCCAGTAGTATCAAGCCTTTCTTGCGCCTTTACCGCTTTTTCCATTCGGCCTTTTCGAACCAACCAAGTTGGGCTTTCAGGTATGACAGCCGCTAGTACAAAAGGTACGACAGAAAATGGCCATTGCGAGCCAAAGCAAATGCGATAACTCTTAGAGCCCGGGTACTTTAGAGAGGTGTACACCACGACCGCACCAATGAGTTGACCGAGGAGTGTAAAAACGGGGAGAAAAGCAATAATCGGTCCTCGAAGGAGAACTGGCAAAACCTCAGACATGTAGGTCTGCACAACACAGAGAAGCATGCCGATGCAAACTCCCTGTAAGAGCTTGCCTGCGAAGAAAACACCGCGGCGGGATTCAATAGCATCTGGAAGATCCGACACGAAGCAGATTGCCACGGCAATAGCTGAGATAAAGCTTCCCAGTGCAAGCGCACGGCGACGACCGGCGCGATCTTGGAAATAGCCTCCAAGGATAGACCCGAACATCCAACCGATGGGACTAGCCGCATTCCAAAGAGCGAGCCACGTTGCGGGGATAATAAACAGTCCGTCGAGCTCCTCGCCGTATTTATGTCTTTCCTGGTGTTAGGTGTGATCTCAGTGGTCAGGATCAAGGAACGTACTGGAATGCCGGCATAGCAGAGATAGAGCCCACAATAACATAGTCATAGCCATACAGTAGAATGGCCGAGCTGAGTGCAAGATTGTAGGCGACTATTTTGTGCCATTTCTTCAACGATTGCCACAGTGGCACATTCTTGGGTTGTGAGCTGTTTCCTGAGTCCTCCATAGTGAAAACGTTCGCGCTGAAGCAGCAGAATAAGAATGGGAGTGAGAAACAAGACAAGATAAATTAGAGCGCGTGATATAGGCCACGAAATGGCTAAGCGAGGGGGAAGCACCGAGGCATCTCTTGAGATGTAACACGGATCTGAGGAAAAGTCATCAAATCAAGATCCAGCGAAGGCAAGCACAGGCCTTTGTTCGCAGCCAAATCGCAGGCCGTGCCGCCAATCGCCCCAATCACACGGTTAGCCCCGCACAAGGGTGCCAAGTGCATTGAATCGGGTAGATTCGAAGCGAGATATAAAACATGGCGCAACTCATTCTAAGTGGTTATTTGTCCGGGTGCACGAACAGTGGAGCTGCGTTTATTTGGCTTTCCAAGTATACTTTGGTCGTGCTCATGCATTTTGCACTTTGGCTGGGCCCCGTTGTCAATGCGGAGATCATATGGCGTAAATCGGAGTTTTTACTAGTCTGGGGTAGATTGCGCTCCACCGTCTCCACAACCAAAAGGAAACCGGACCCGATCCGGGGAAcagaacaaaaaagaacTGGCTATTCAGATTGACACTTCCCCGCA is part of the Penicillium psychrofluorescens genome assembly, chromosome: 4 genome and encodes:
- a CDS encoding uncharacterized protein (ID:PFLUO_005881-T1.cds;~source:funannotate), translated to MAVSTVAAFDQLKTAFPGKVVTPDVVSEYEAAVARPWSQTCWTPAAGYVYLSNTQELTEALAIAKKTRSKFAIRTTGHNPNAGFSSADQTSIVFDIRQFQSKELSSDRVARVGSGNTWGEVYAWLEEQKLSAIGGRDQQVGLGGFLLGGGMGALPNLYGLGADAIKSFEILLADGRLVNANAKENADLYRALKGGGSNFGIVTRFDLETHPLINVQYTINLYNPEDYVEIIKATIAVQEAMENDPKIGLFTNFNQGFVAVGLLYGDDSNERPPAFEPFDNLTSLMTTVLPTTNGTLLSLAQAMGHAQEPKKRAVCTITTKVSQELYEEVYKTWTKTWWVFTCEWPKDSSDDVVAQKAVDAMAESVHALAKEKGLLLDFLCMSFAAASQKVLRSYGADNVTRMQDTAAKYDPEGIFQNLQNNGFLLRNNI